TCGCCGTTTTGGCGCTAATGCTGGCTGGCGCTGTATCGTCCAAACCTGCGCTGTCGGAGCCGGTGCCGATCATGCTGGTCAGCGAAGAACCAGCGCCACCGGAACCGACGCCGCCTGCTCCACCGCCACCGAAGCCACAGCCGCCGGTCGCCTTGCCCAAGCCGCAAGTGCAACCCAAGACCAAGGTGGCGCCGCCGAAGCCGACACCGCCGGCTGCTGTCGCTGCTGCGCCAAGCCCAACGCCAAGCGAGTCTGCGCCGCAAGCAGAAACGCCGACTGCATTTTCCGAGCCGGTGCGAACACCGCCGGCGCCGCCTCCGCCTGCAGGTAACAAAGATGCTCCCAACGCAGAGTATGCGGCCAAGGTCAAAGCGGCGGTGCAAGCTGCCGTGGTGTATCCACCGGCAGCAGCGGCGCTACATTTTTCCGGGCGGGTACGGGTCGAATTCCATCTGCGCGACGGTGTCGCCGGACAGGCCAGGATCGTTACCCCGAGCGGAATCGGCATGATCGACCGTGCGGCGCTGCAATCGGTACAGAATGCCCGCTATCCGGAGGCACCGCCCGATATGCAGGGCAAGGATCACGTGTACCAGGTATGGGTGGAATTTACATCCTGATCGCATTTGGATTTTTTTTATCAACCAGTTACTATTTTGAAAGTACCGTTCATGCGTAAATTCATTGCTTCCGCATTGCTTATGTCTTTTGTCGCCTGCAGCGCCGCACCGGCTCTGGCGCGCGAAGAAAACCCGTTCATCACGTCACGGGAAATCAACCTGATCGAATTGCTGGCGCCGCCGCCAGCGAATGAATCGGAAAAAACCAGGTTCGAACTCGCCGAAGTCATCGCCGTGCAATCGACCCGCACACCGGAAATGGTGGCCCGTGCGCAAGCGGACTCCGCCGAAAACATCTGGCGTTTTGCCGACGTGATGGGCGTGAAATTCAAGCCGGAACAGCTGCCGCTGTTCACCAAGTTTTTCCAGCGTGTGGTGGATTCGGAAGGTGCGGTGGTCGATACCTACAAGGATGTCTGGAAGCGTCCTCGTCCTTATCTGTATAGCGAGATGGTCAAGCCGGTCGTCAAATTGTCGCATTCCGGTTCGTATCCTTCCGGCCACGCTACTGCCGGTACCCTGATGGGTATCGTGTTGTCCAATATGGTTCCCGAGAAGCGCGCCGAGATCATGGCGCGCGCCGCCGAATACGCCAATAACCGTGTCGTTGGCGGCGTTCATTATCGCTCGGACATCGAGGCCGGTCGCATCACCGGCACGGTGATTGCCGCCCGCCTGCAGACCCGTGACGATTTCAACCAGGCTTTCGAAGCGGCCAAGAGCGAATTGCGCGGCGTTCTGGAGTTGGGGCCGGAGCCAGTGGCCAGCAAGTAAATTCCAGTTGCTTTCGTGCTGTAAAAAAGCCAACCTTCGGGTTGGTTTTTTACTTTCTTTTATACGAACGGCCCGCTTTTTTACGACATCTTTATACCGGTTTATCTACACTGATTGCATCAGAGATAGCGATGCGGGTTCCATCATGATCATTACCGTTTTCAGTCAGGACGAATCTTCAAAACGTTCGATATTAGCAGCCAATCTGGCGGCGCACTGCGCGCTGCACTATCGCAAGGTGCTGCTGATCGATGCCACTGCGCCGCATCATGCGTTAGGCTGGAGTGCCTGCCGCGACGCTGCCGGCATCAAATCGAAGCTGGTCGTGCGCGGCGCCGAAAACCTGCAGTCGGAACTGGAAAATCCTGCTTCCTACAGCCGCAGCCACTATGCCGAAATCGTGATCGATGCTGACGGCGCCAATACCCAGGATACCGATGCCGCACTGGTCGCCACCGATGTACTGCTGGTTCCCGTGCATGCGCGGCAAGGCGAAATGCACAATCTGGCAGCGCTGGCCGAGCGCATCGATACCTTGAAGCTGTTCAACCCTACGCTGCGTGTATTGGTGGCGGAAGTGCAGCCAATCAGCGCTTTTGGCGATACGCAAAACTCGCAAAGCAACCCGGCTCGGCAGGTGGCGAACAGCATTCTCACCGCTGTCCTGGCCAATACCGTGATCCTTGAATGGATAGACGATCGCAGCACCTTCCAGCAAGGCCGGTCTGCGATGGATTGCAGCCCACGCAACCAGCGTGCAGTGGCCGAGATACAGAACCTGTATCAGGAGATCGCCAAGACCAGGACCCAGCGCCTGGATCCTGTCGCCAACAGCCGGGCCATATTGCAGGCGCTGCAAAGAAGGACTGAAGAAAAAGAGTTATGCCACATCAGCCCGGACATCGCTTCGAATCAGGCAAGTGCGATGTGACATTGCGGTAGTCGTAACGGACGGGGATATTTTCGTTTGCGGAAAATCCCCGTCGCAAGCTGCGCGGTCGGTGAGGATTAGACCGGCACCATATCGAAATGTCCCAGGTAATCGATCTTCCCTACCGCCAATCCCTTGTTGCGCAAAATGTCGTGCACGGTGGTCAGGTGGAAGAAGAAGTTTGGCAAGGCGAAGGTCAGCAAGTACGCATCGCCTTTTAACGTCGTTTTGAACTTGCTGAAACTCAGCGTCACTTCGCGCGTCTCGCTTCCCGACAAATCCTCGGGTTTTACCGTCTCCAGAAACGCAATCGTCTTGGCCACCCGAGCCTGCAGATCCGCAAGCGTTACCTCGTTATCTTCCATGCGCGGCGCTTCGATCGACGACAAGCGCCCAATCGCGTTCTTTGACGTATCGCTAGCCCGCTGCACCTGACCGGCCAGCGTCAGCATGTCCGGCGCCAGGCGCGCGTTGACCATCTCGGCAGGATCGATATTGTTGGCTTTGGCATGCGCTTCGGCCTTCTCTAGATACGCCGCAAGAATTCCTAATCCGCGGACGAACACCGGGACTGAGATTTGATACATCGATAAGGACTGCATGGTTAACTCCAGGGAAAATGGGAAGGCAATCAAACCGGGTTCTGAAGCGGCGCTGAACGCCAGCCACACCCGGAATCACATCCTATTCCCATCCGCAGATTGCTGCTGGCGGATTTTAATCCGGGGATTGGATTATGATAGGAAGAGAGTTCGTTGCGCCGACAGCGTGCAAGGTCGATGAAAACCTGAATACTCTTGCAATTTGAAAACGAATACGCTACTTTCGTAAGCACCGCTGGCAGATAGTTAAATGCGCAGCCGGCTTGCCGAGGAGACCGTCGTGAAAACCGTCGCACAGATTCTCAAATCCAAGCAAAACCAGGCCACCTATACTATTTCTCCTTCCGCCAAGGTGTTTGACGCCATCCGGATGATGGCCGACAAGAGCGTCGGTGCTCTGTTGGTGACCGAAGGCGAGCAGATCGTTGGCATCGTCACCGAACGTGACTATGCCCGCAAGATGATCCTGCTGGGGCGTTCCTCCAACGACACCTACGTACGCGACATCATGACCACATCGGTCATGTATGTGCGTCTCGACGATACCAATGAGCAATGCATGGCCCTGATGACCGAGAACCGGCTGCGCCATTTGCCGATTCTCGATAACGGCAAGTTGGTCGGCATCATCTCGATCGGCGACTTGGTCAAGGACATCATTTCGGAACAGCAATTCATCATCCAGCAGCTGGAGCATTACATAATGGGACGTCCTGGTATAAGCTGAACAGGTGGGAACCCGGAACAAGCGGCGGCGGTCGCCACGCCTGTTCCATGCCCTTGATTGCGGATGGTGTTTGATCGTCTCCAACATGGTGGTGCCAGATGAAGAAGTGGCTCATCCTGCTGTCTTGTTTTCTACTCGGTGCATGCGCAAGCATGCCGCCGCCGCGGGCCGACGGCCTGTTCAACGACCAGTTGTTCAGCGCGCCATCGCAGCCCATCAGCGCCGCCGAGGTGTTTGCAATCAGTCCGCCGATGCGCAAGTTCCTCGCCAGTCCCGAAATTGTCCACCAGATGCATGCCTATGGCAGCCAGCGCGGCCTGTTTGATGCGCTCTACAGCAAGGGCCAGTTACGGCTCGAATACGATTCGGTGCAGACCCGCAACGCCGCCCAGACTTTCGAGGCCCGTTCCGGCAATTGTCTGTCGCTGGTCATCATGACCGCCGCCTTCGCCCGCCAGCTTGGTTTGCCGGTGCGCTTCCAGCGGGTGTTGATGGATGAATCGTGGACCCGCAACGGCGACATCTATTTCGCCAGCGGCCACGTCAACCTGACGCTCGGCAAGAAAATGACCGATGCCGACACTCGCTACGATCAGAGCCGCCTGATGACCATCGACTTCCTGCCGCCGGAAGATATTACCGGCCAGCGCATCGCCGATCTGGCCGAAGCCACGGTGGTCGCCATGTACATGAATAACCGTGCGGCCGAGACGCTGGCGGCGGGTCAATTGGACGACGCCTATTGGTGGGCGCGTGAAGCGATCCGCCAGGATCCGAATTTCCTCAGTTCCTACAACACCCTCGGCGTCATCTACCGCCGCCACGGCAACCTGGGCGAAGCAGAACAAGCCTTGCGGCGCGTGTATGAGCGCGAGCCGAATAACACGGTGGTCATGTTCAATTTGCAGGCGGCGCTCAAGGACCTTGGCCGCACTGCCGAAGCGCAGGCCCTGGCGACGCGGCTGGCGCAGTTGCAGCCGGAAGCGCCGTTCCATTATTTCAGCCTCGGCATGGAGGCCATGCGTGCCGGCGATTTCAAGGCTGCCAAGGCGCTGTTCACCAAAGAACTGGCGCGCGATCCGTACTATCACGAGTTCCAGTTCTGGCTAGGCATTGCCTGCCTGCGCCTGGGCGAAACCGACGAGGCCGTGCAGCACATGGCGATTGCGCTGGAAAACAGCACCACCCATCGCGACCATGAGCTGTACGCCGCCAAGCTCGACCGGCTCAAGGCGCAGCTGCCGCATTAGCTGCGGCAGCTGTCTCTCCGAAAAAACACCAGTTAACGCCCAATTCCGTTAAGTTGGGCAGTATTCCTTTGTATCGGCATTGGCAATCCTGGCTAGGTGTCCCCGTTTCGGTATCCCCATCTCGGCGACCCCGTCATTCCCGCGCACGCGGGAATGACGGAGGTGTTGTGGGACTCTTCGCGCAATGTCATTCAAATCCTAGATGAATGGCATTACCGGTTAAACCGACGCTTACTCCGGCAACTGGCGTGATTGCACATCGAACGGCACGTTCTGCGGAATATTCGCAGGATCGTCCTTATGCTTGAACAGCAGCGTATATTTCGATTCGATGAAATACACACGGTCACCCACCACCACGCCGGAGGATGGATCATTCAGGCCGGAGACGATGGTTTGCAGCGTTGCCTGCTTGCCGTCAAGATGCGCGACGCTGATCTGGCCGCCATACGGACCGTCGTTGCCGAACGCATTACTCTCGAAAATCGCCATCCGGCCGGGCGCATAGATACGGATCGCATCGGCATTCTTCAGCACGCGCGGCATCTCGACCCGGCTCACCGCAGCGGCTGCGCCATCGGCGCCGATATCGATCTGCAGCAAATATGGCACGGCTGCTATCAGGCTGACATACAGGTGGCGGTCGCCATCCAGCGCGATGCCGTTGAGGAAGAAACCATCCTTACCCGGACTCAGTTGCGGATCTTCTTTCCAGATGCGCAAGGTGTCGTCGCCCGGCTCCAGCCGCAGCACGCGTGCATGGAACGAGTCGGTGACATACAACGTGCCGTGGCTATCTTGCACCAGATCGTTGCAATAACCTTTGTCCGGCATCGGATAGCTGGCGCGCGGTGTACCGCTAGCCAGGTCGTAGCTTTTCAGTGCGCTCGGCGTCGACGGCACGCTGGTGAAACCCCAATTGCCGGAGCATACCCACAGCAATTGATGCGTAGCGTCCACCAACACCCCTTGGCTATTGGCAAGGCCGTTGGAACCGGGTGCGACCAGAACCTGCGGCGCGCCACCGTTGGCAGGTACGCGCGCGATCGCGCCCTGGTGCCAGCTGCCCACATAGAACGCACCGTCCGGGCCGACGGCAAGGCTTTCCGGATACCAATCGGGCGGCAATGGCAAGGTTGATGCGGTTTGGGATGGCGATGCTGTGGATGGCAATGCAACATCCCCGGCGAATGCCGAGTGTTGGCTGCAGAGCAGAGTCGCCAACAAGGTGACCGCAGGCAACAAGATGCTTGGTTTCATTTTTTCTCCATTTCGTAGCAATGACAAGTCATTCTCACTCCACCGCCTTATTTGATAAACTAGCGAATAATTTCATCATTCAACAGTCAGGCTTTCGAATGGATAGATTGACCAGCATGGCTGTATTTGTACGCGTCGTGGAAAAGGGCAGTTTCGCCAGGGCGGCCGAGGATTCCGACATGTCGACCACGATGGTCGCCAATCATGTGCGGTCGCTGGAGGAGCATCTTGGCGCGCGCCTGCTGGAGCGCACCACACGCCGCCATAGCCTGACCGAGATCGGCAGCGTTTATCTGGAGCGTTGCCGCGACGTACTCAGCAGCGTGCAGGCCGCCGATCATGTAGCCGAAGCATTACGCGCCGTGCCGCGCGGCAAACTCAGGATGACCGCCCCGGTCACCTACGGCGCACATCGCCTGGTGCCGCTGATCGGCGAATACATGGCACTGTTTCCGGAAGTGCAGGTGGAGTTGGTGCTGAATGACAGGGTGGTCGATATGGTGGAGGAAGGTTTTGAAGTGGCGCTGCGTTCCGGCAGCATCGGCAATGCCAACCTGGTTGCCCGTCCTTTGCGGCCATCAAGCATGTTGGCAGTGGCCAGTCCGGCCTACCTGCAGCGGCACGGCAAACCAATGCATCCGGCCGAACTGGCGGGCCACAATTGTCTGTGTTTCATGCCCTGGGGCCGGGATTCATCCTGGCGTTTCAGCCGGGGCGAGGAGACCGTGGAGCTGCCGGTGCGCGGCGCGTTTGCCTGCAACAACGGCCAGGCGTTGCTGACTGCGGCACTGCATGGCATCGGCGTGGTGGTGCAGGCCGATGTGCTGTTGGAAGACGCCATCGCCTCCGGCAAGTTGGTGCATCTGCTGCCGGAATGGAGCCTGCCGACCCGTTCTATCCATCTGGTGCGTACGCGCGACGCGCGGCCTACCCCCAAACTGCGCACCTTCGTCGATTTCCTGGTGCAGCGGCTGGGCTGAGCGGCTGACCGTTACAGGCTATAGCGGTAGAACTTCGTGTCAAGTCGCATGCGCGGAAATGCTGCGGGCAACTCGTCCGCAGCTATTTCAACGAAACCGTGCTTCTCGTAAAAGCGGTGCGCCGCCAGGAAGGCCGAGGTGGTGCCGAGGAATACTTCGCGCAAGCCTTGTGCGGTCGACCAGTCGAACAATGCCTGCAATAGCTGCTGCGCAACCTGATGTTCTCGCCCGCGAAATGCCGGCTTGACGAACATCTTGCGCAATGCCGCTTGCCCGTTGCCGATATCGCGCAGGGAAATGCTGCCCACCACTTCGCCATCCGCCAGCGCCACCCAGAAATTGCCATGGCCGCTTTGGTAAAAAGCAGGGATATCGAGTAGGTCGGGCTGTTCTTCAAGTGTGATGGCCAGGCCGAATTCGCCTTGCTGGATCGGCAGGATAAGGTCGACGATGCCGCTGCGATGCTGTTCAGAGTAAGTGGTGATCGTGATCATGACGGTGTTGTCCGTAAGGAGATTATTCTTGCTGAATATTATCAGTGCTGCGGCGCCAGCACAGACGGATGCTTCCGGTGGGCCACCACATCGGCACGGAAAATGGTTCTATGCGGAAATTTTTGTGGCGTACAGCGCAAAATGACCTAAGCTGCTTCTAGCGGGAGCGGGACATGCTGCTTATTTGTAAATTTTTCCAGTGTCGTCTCGTACGCTACAATTCGCCGATTTGCCCGGCGTCAATGCGATGCCGGGTATATTCAACAGGAGAGAGACCATGAAACTGAATCAAGTGTTGCTGGCGGCAATGGCTGTCGCCGCGCTTCAGGGCTGTGCCGTCGCTGATGTCCCCGCTCCCGATCCGCGCGCCAACGAACAAACCGACACCATACCGCCGGGAGGCTGCGCCGCTGACCGGCTGAAAGATCATGCGCTGGTCGGCAAGAGCGAAAAAGAAGCTACCGATCTGTTGCAAGGCTGCACCTGGCGCATCGGTGAACGCGACGGCCAGCAATATGCCGGCACCATGGATTATCGCGAAGAACGGCGCACCATTGGCCTTGCTGACGGCAAGGTGATTTGGGTCCGACGCGGGTAGGCGGCTTGCCTGCCGGCGTATTGAAAGCGTCGGCAGCGCCCTGGCGTGTTGCGATGTGTGCGATAAGGCGCCAATGTTTTTTCCTGGAAAAGGATGGGATATTTCCGTAAGCTGCGGGTGTCCTCATCTATCCGGTCTGAACGCAGACCTGCCACTGTCCATGTCGTCGCCAACGTTCATTGAAACCGAAAGAGCCGTACTGGTCCAGTTACATCCCGATAATGCACATCTGTTGCTGGCTTACCAGATGGCCAATCGCGCCCATCTGGAGCCGTGGGAGCCGGCTCGCACCGAGGATTTTTACACGCCTGAAAGTTGTCATCGGCGTAGCGAAAGCGCCTACCGCGCTTTCGAGGATGGGGTGGCGCTGCATTTCATCGCGATTGGGCGCCAATCTCAAAGAATGATCGCCGGCTGTAATTTCACCAACATCGTCCGAGGTCCATTACTTGGATGCAATCTCGGTTATTCGATCGACCGCGAACACGAAGGGCGCGGCCTGATGCGTGAAATCGCCAGTGCCGGTATCGATCACGTATTCTCGGAGCTTGGCCTGCATCGCATCATGGCCAATCATGCGCCGCGCAACCTGCGCAGCGAGCAACTTCTGCGGCGTCTTGGTTTTGAGCGGGAGGGATATGCCAAGGCCTATCTGAAAATTGCTGGAAAATGGGAGGATATGGTGCTCAACTCCCTGATCAATCCCGTGGGTTAACTGTCGGTAGCAGAAATCCCCAGCGTTGCCTCTCTTGATCCAGTGCTCGCGCAATCCGGCCCTTTCCTGATCGTCGGTAGGCGGACTTTGTATTGGTTGCGGTTTAGGTATGCGTCGAGTAACATCGATTGCGCCGGCGCAATGATTGTATTGCCCATAAAACTCCTTCCTATTTGGTCATTTTTACAACCATGGTGAAGCTATGATCCGAGGTTGCCTTGGTTGCTTGTTGTTCATGGCGTGCAGCCTGGGAAGTGCCGCCACAGCCGGCCCCGATTGCTCGCGCCCTTTCACGCTTGCGCTGCACGAACACGGTCTGCTCTATTCCGCCGACACCGATACTGGCATTGACAAGGATTTCGCCGATGAGCTGATCCGCCGCAGCGGCTGCAAAGTCAACGTCAGCCTGATGTCGCGTGCGCGCATCTGGCAGTTGATCGAATCCGGCGCGCTCGACTTCAGCTTGTCCGGTATCGCCAACACGGAACGCAACCATTTCGCCTCGTTCGCCTGGTACTTCAGCAATAAATATTATCTGCTGGTGCGCAAGGATTCCGGCATGCACCGCCTTCCCGATGTTGAACGCGACGATCGCTT
This DNA window, taken from Collimonas arenae, encodes the following:
- a CDS encoding TonB family protein — translated: MSTIFRHFPGRAFALAILAELVIVAVLALMLAGAVSSKPALSEPVPIMLVSEEPAPPEPTPPAPPPPKPQPPVALPKPQVQPKTKVAPPKPTPPAAVAAAPSPTPSESAPQAETPTAFSEPVRTPPAPPPPAGNKDAPNAEYAAKVKAAVQAAVVYPPAAAALHFSGRVRVEFHLRDGVAGQARIVTPSGIGMIDRAALQSVQNARYPEAPPDMQGKDHVYQVWVEFTS
- a CDS encoding acid phosphatase yields the protein MRKFIASALLMSFVACSAAPALAREENPFITSREINLIELLAPPPANESEKTRFELAEVIAVQSTRTPEMVARAQADSAENIWRFADVMGVKFKPEQLPLFTKFFQRVVDSEGAVVDTYKDVWKRPRPYLYSEMVKPVVKLSHSGSYPSGHATAGTLMGIVLSNMVPEKRAEIMARAAEYANNRVVGGVHYRSDIEAGRITGTVIAARLQTRDDFNQAFEAAKSELRGVLELGPEPVASK
- a CDS encoding DUF1993 domain-containing protein; its protein translation is MQSLSMYQISVPVFVRGLGILAAYLEKAEAHAKANNIDPAEMVNARLAPDMLTLAGQVQRASDTSKNAIGRLSSIEAPRMEDNEVTLADLQARVAKTIAFLETVKPEDLSGSETREVTLSFSKFKTTLKGDAYLLTFALPNFFFHLTTVHDILRNKGLAVGKIDYLGHFDMVPV
- a CDS encoding CBS domain-containing protein, giving the protein MKTVAQILKSKQNQATYTISPSAKVFDAIRMMADKSVGALLVTEGEQIVGIVTERDYARKMILLGRSSNDTYVRDIMTTSVMYVRLDDTNEQCMALMTENRLRHLPILDNGKLVGIISIGDLVKDIISEQQFIIQQLEHYIMGRPGIS
- a CDS encoding tetratricopeptide repeat protein; translation: MKKWLILLSCFLLGACASMPPPRADGLFNDQLFSAPSQPISAAEVFAISPPMRKFLASPEIVHQMHAYGSQRGLFDALYSKGQLRLEYDSVQTRNAAQTFEARSGNCLSLVIMTAAFARQLGLPVRFQRVLMDESWTRNGDIYFASGHVNLTLGKKMTDADTRYDQSRLMTIDFLPPEDITGQRIADLAEATVVAMYMNNRAAETLAAGQLDDAYWWAREAIRQDPNFLSSYNTLGVIYRRHGNLGEAEQALRRVYEREPNNTVVMFNLQAALKDLGRTAEAQALATRLAQLQPEAPFHYFSLGMEAMRAGDFKAAKALFTKELARDPYYHEFQFWLGIACLRLGETDEAVQHMAIALENSTTHRDHELYAAKLDRLKAQLPH
- a CDS encoding SMP-30/gluconolactonase/LRE family protein; protein product: MKPSILLPAVTLLATLLCSQHSAFAGDVALPSTASPSQTASTLPLPPDWYPESLAVGPDGAFYVGSWHQGAIARVPANGGAPQVLVAPGSNGLANSQGVLVDATHQLLWVCSGNWGFTSVPSTPSALKSYDLASGTPRASYPMPDKGYCNDLVQDSHGTLYVTDSFHARVLRLEPGDDTLRIWKEDPQLSPGKDGFFLNGIALDGDRHLYVSLIAAVPYLLQIDIGADGAAAAVSRVEMPRVLKNADAIRIYAPGRMAIFESNAFGNDGPYGGQISVAHLDGKQATLQTIVSGLNDPSSGVVVGDRVYFIESKYTLLFKHKDDPANIPQNVPFDVQSRQLPE
- a CDS encoding LysR family transcriptional regulator produces the protein MDRLTSMAVFVRVVEKGSFARAAEDSDMSTTMVANHVRSLEEHLGARLLERTTRRHSLTEIGSVYLERCRDVLSSVQAADHVAEALRAVPRGKLRMTAPVTYGAHRLVPLIGEYMALFPEVQVELVLNDRVVDMVEEGFEVALRSGSIGNANLVARPLRPSSMLAVASPAYLQRHGKPMHPAELAGHNCLCFMPWGRDSSWRFSRGEETVELPVRGAFACNNGQALLTAALHGIGVVVQADVLLEDAIASGKLVHLLPEWSLPTRSIHLVRTRDARPTPKLRTFVDFLVQRLG
- a CDS encoding GNAT family N-acetyltransferase, which codes for MITITTYSEQHRSGIVDLILPIQQGEFGLAITLEEQPDLLDIPAFYQSGHGNFWVALADGEVVGSISLRDIGNGQAALRKMFVKPAFRGREHQVAQQLLQALFDWSTAQGLREVFLGTTSAFLAAHRFYEKHGFVEIAADELPAAFPRMRLDTKFYRYSL
- a CDS encoding GNAT family N-acetyltransferase, with protein sequence MSSPTFIETERAVLVQLHPDNAHLLLAYQMANRAHLEPWEPARTEDFYTPESCHRRSESAYRAFEDGVALHFIAIGRQSQRMIAGCNFTNIVRGPLLGCNLGYSIDREHEGRGLMREIASAGIDHVFSELGLHRIMANHAPRNLRSEQLLRRLGFEREGYAKAYLKIAGKWEDMVLNSLINPVG